In one Oryza glaberrima chromosome 2, OglaRS2, whole genome shotgun sequence genomic region, the following are encoded:
- the LOC127762890 gene encoding mechanosensitive ion channel protein 5-like, with amino-acid sequence MEQVRRKSSLRSHGSGKSSPRVGSGVFDERSGLAADRDGGEEGEVVVRIDGEGPCREPFAFPGQDGGGAGNVSPNTDSTASTPRGASRTWSSGTNSPRSPPKVRRDGSVEFWKNDGGGDGGSDGGGGGGGGGGGGRRACEAFSFKNRAPPRPSSSQASSPSLSPQPAHAAGAVDGGEDPPTRLIGNFLRKQKASGAELSLDLDMEELGRPSQLHAQPSFSNSLEREARVSFQPKRRVASSSDSDSDTGGSRRRGGDDGEVVRCTSSSTAAGHLMRAKTRSRLMDPPPQPQPASAVPPVGDEERRSSVLRTPTKSGQFISGLMTGKSGQIAKSGPLEEEEEDPFMDEDIPDEFKRGKLDALTILQWLSLVLIIAALACSLTIKALSGKKVWGLHLWKWELLVFVLICGRLVSGWVIRIAVFCVERNFLLRKRVLYFVYGVRSAVQNALWLGLVLSSWHFMFDKNVQRETNSPVLPYVQKILFCFLVATLIRLVKTLLLKVLASSFHVNTYFDRIQEALFNQFVIETLSGPPLVDENQFLAEMHELQRAGATIPAELRSTVPTKNLSGQRSIRMSGVIPKGEGSKQLSKEKGEHQIEEGITIDKLHKLNQKNISAWNMKRLMRIVRFGTLTTMDEQIQQATGEGDESATQIRSEYEAKIAAKKIFHNVAKPGSKYIYLSDLLRFMRQEEAIKTMDLFEGAQEHSRVSKRSLKNWVVNAFRERKALALTLNDTKTAVNKLNQMVNVVVGIIVFALWLLILGIATTHFFVFLSSQVLVAVFVFGNTLKTIFEAIVFLFVMHPYDVGDRCEIEDCQVVVEEMNIMTTVFLRYDNLKIYYPNSVLATKPIMNYYRSPDMGEGIDFSVHVATPVEKLALMKERLLRYIDNKKDHWYPGAMVVLRDVDDTNKLKVSIWLRHTLNWQDMGMRFVRRELVLQEMIKVLKDLDIEYRMLPLDVNVRNAPPIQSTRMPTTWNYS; translated from the exons atggagcaGGTGCGGCGGAAGAGTAGCCTGAGGTCACATGGCTCAGGCAAGTCCTCGCCGCGGGTGGGATCGGGGGTGTTCGATGAGCGGTCCGGACTGGCGGCCGAtcgtgacggcggcgaggaaggggaGGTGGTCGTGAGGATCGACGGGGAGGGGCCTTGCCGCGAGCCGTTCGCGTTCCCCGGCCAGGATGGCGGTGGGGCGGGGAATGTGAGCCCGAACACCGACTCCACGGCGAGCACGCCGCGGGGGGCGAGCAGGACGTGGTCCAGCGGGACCAACTCGCCGCGATCCCCGCCCAAGGTGAGGCGGGACGGGAGCGTTGAGTTTTGGAAGAAtgatggcggcggggacgggggcAGCGAtgggggtggaggcggaggcggtggcggtggcggtggccggcgcgcCTGCGAGGCGTTCAGCTTCAAGaaccgggcgccgccgcggccttcgTCGTCGCAGGCGTCGTCCCCTTCGCTATCGCCGCAGCCGGCACACGCTGCGGGTGCGGtagacggcggcgaggatccGCCCACGCGTCTCATCGGGAACTTCCTTCGGAAACAGAAGGCGTCCGGCGCCGAGCTGTCGCTGGACCTCGACATGGAGGAGCTCGGGAGGCCGTCGCAACTGCATGCGCAGCCATCCTTCTCAAACTCCCTGGAACGCGAGGCGCGAGTCTCCTTCCAACCGAAAAGGCGTGTCGCCTCGTCCTCTGACTCCGACTCCGACACCGGAGGTAGCCgtaggcgcggcggcgacgacggcgaggttgtTCGCTGCACGTCCAGTTCCACTGCAGCGGGACACTTGATGCGAGCCAAAACGCGATCCCGGCTGATggacccgccgccgcagccccagCCGGCGTCCGCGGTCCCtcccgtcggcgacgaggagaggagatccTCTGTCTTGCGGACGCCTACGAAGTCCGGCCAGTTCATCTCGGGCCTCATGACCGGCAAGTCCGGGCAAATCGCCAAGTCGGGCCCgttggaagaggaggaggaggacccaTTCATGGACGAGGACATCCCCGACGAATTCAAGCGCGGGAAGCTGGACGCCCTCACTATCCTTCAGTGGCTCAGCTTGGTGCTCATCATCGCGGCATTGGCGTGCAGTCTCACCATCAAGGCCCTGTCCGGGAAGAAGGTCTGGGGGCTGCACCTCTGGAAGTGGGAGCTCCTCGTGTTCGTGCTCATCTGCGGCCGCCTTGTCTCCGGCTGGGTCATCCGGATCGCCGTGTTCTGCGTCGAGCGCAACTTCTTGCTGCGCAAGCGCGTGCTCTACTTCGTGTACGGCGTGCGCAGCGCCGTGCAGAACGCGCTCTGGCTCGGCCTGGTGCTCTCCTCTTGGCACTTCATGTTCGACAAGAACGTCCAGCGGGAGACGAACTCGCCTGTGCTGCCCTACGTGCAGAAGATACTGTTCTGCTTCCTCGTCGCCACGCTCATCCGCCTCGTCAAGACGCTGCTGCTCAAGGTGCTGGCATCCTCCTTCCATGTCAACACATACTTTGACCGGATTCAGGAGGCATTGTTCAACCAGTTTGTCATCGAGACGCTCTCCGGGCCGCCCCTAGTTGACGAAAACCAATTCCTTGCTGAGATGCATGAGCTTCAACGCGCAGGAGCAACCATCCCAGCTGAGCTCCGTTCCACTGTACCAACCAAGAATCTTTCAGGGCAAAGGAGTATTCGGATGTCCGGGGTGATTCCTAAGGGAGAAGGGAGCAAGCAGCTGTCAAAAGAGAAAGGAGAGCACCAGATTGAGGAGGGGATCACCATTGACAAGCTTCATAAACTCAACCAGAAAAATATCTCAGCTTGGAACATGAAAAGGTTGATGAGGATTGTTCGGTTTGGGACGCTCACGACAATGGATGAGCAGATACAGCAGGCAACGGGTGAGGGGGATGAGTCAGCGACACAGATTCGTAGTGAATATGAAGCCAAGATTGCTGCCAAGAAGATCTTTCACAATGTGGCGAAGCCTGGCTCCAA GTATATATACTTGTCAGATTTGCTGCGTTTCATGAGGCAGGAAGAAGCCATCAAAACAATGGATCTTTTCGAAGGAGCACAGGAGCACAGCAGGGTTAGCAAGAGATCTCTAAAGAACTGGGTG GTGAATGCATTTAGAGAGCGCAAAGCCCTTGCCCTAACACTTAATGATACAAAGACTGCAGTGAACAAGCTCAACCAGATGGTTAATGTTGTTGTTGGGATAATTGTGTTTGCCCTCTGGCTACTTATTCTGGGTATAGCAACAACACATTTCTTTGTCTTCCTCAGTTCACAAGTTCTTGTGGCAGTTTTTGTATTTGGGAATACTTTGAAGACAATTTTTGAGGCAATTGTGTTCTTGTTCGTGATGCATCCTTATGATGTTGGTGATCGCTGCGAAATAGAAGATTGTCAG GTGGTTGTTGAGGAAATGAATATAATGACAACAGTGTTTCTCCGATATGATAACCTGAAGATCTATTATCCAAACAGTGTACTTGCCACAAAACCGATTATGAATTACTACAGGAGTCCTGATATGGGAGAAGGAATTGACTTCTCCGTTCATGTTGCCACCCCAGTGGAGAAATTAGCCCTTATGAAGGAAAGATTATTACG TTACATCGACAACAAGAAGGACCATTGGTATCCTGGTGCAATGGTTGTCCTCCGTGATGTGGATGACACCAACAAGCTGAAAGTGTCCATATGGCTCCGGCACACACTCAACTGGCAGGACATGGGGATGAGGTTCGTAAGGAGGGAGCTGGTGCTCCAAGAGATGATCAAAGTTCTCAAGGACCTCGACATAGAATACAGGATGCTGCCACTCGACGTGAACGTGCGAAACGCGCCCCCTATCCAGTCCACGAGGATGCCAACGACATGGAACTATTCCTGA
- the LOC127762891 gene encoding heterodimeric geranylgeranyl pyrophosphate synthase small subunit, chloroplastic, with product MALSSFSMSLPFAKLPSTSKSTRFLPIRASSAAAAASPSFDLRLYWTSLIADVEAELDAAMPIRTPERIHSAMRYAVLPGAGNEGTAKRAPPVLCVAACELLGAPREAALPAAVALEMLHAASLVHDDLPCFDAAPTRRGRPSTHAAYGTDMAVLAGDALFPLAYTHVIAHTPSPDPVPHAVLLRVLGELARAVGSTGMAAGQFLDLAGATALGEAEVMKVLTKKFGEMAECSAACGAMLGGAGPDEEAALRRYGRTIGVLYQLVDDIRSASGNGKMRSNASVLRALGMDRALGIVEELKAQAKMEADRFGDKYGERVLPLYSFVDYAVERGFELQDAATTP from the coding sequence gccgcctccccttcctTCGATTTGCGCCTCTATTGGACATCCCTGATCGCCGATGTGGAGGCCGAGCTCGACGCCGCGATGCCCATCCGCACGCCGGAGAGAATCCACTCCGCCATGCGCTACGCCGTCCTCCCGGGCGCCGGCAACGAGGGCACCGCCAAGCGCGCGCCCCCGGTCCTCTGCGTCGCCGCCTGCGAGCTCCTCGGCGCGCCGCGCGAGGCCGCGCTCCCCGCCGCTGTGGCCCTCGAGATGCTCCACGCGGCGTCGCTCGTGCACGACGACCTCCCATGCTTCGACGCCGCGCCCACCCGCCGCGGGCGCCCCTCCACCCACGCCGCCTACGGCACCGACATGGCCGTCCTCGCCGGGGACGCGCTCTTCCCCCTCGCCTACACCCACGTCATCGCCCACACTCCGTCGCCCGACCCCGTACCCcacgccgtcctcctccgcgtccTCGGGGAGCTAGCGCGCGCCGTGGGATCCACAGGCATGGCGGCCGGCCAAttcctcgacctcgccggcgccaccgccctcgGCGAGGCCGAGGTCATGAAGGTTCTGACGAAGAAGTTCGGCGAGATGGCGGAGTGCTCCGCCGCCTGCGGCGCCATGCTGGGAGGCGCGGGGCCCGACGAGGAGGCCGCGCTGCGGCGCTACGGCCGCACCATCGGCGTCCTGTACCAGCTCGTCGACGACATCCGGAGCGCGTCGGGCAACGGCAAGATGAGGAGCAATGCCAGCGTCCTGCGCGCGCTGGGCATGGATCGAGCGCTTGGCATCGTAGAGGAGCTCAAAGCGCAGGCCAAGATGGAGGCCGACAGGTTCGGTGACAAGTATGGCGAAAGGGTGCTTCCCTTGTACAGCTTCGTGGACTATGCGGTGGAGAGGGGATTCGAGCTGCAGGATGCAGCTACAACGCCGTAG